One genomic region from Arenicella chitinivorans encodes:
- a CDS encoding heme lyase CcmF/NrfE family subunit, translating into MLGELGTYCLILAMCVSIAQGIIPLIGTANNHASWLHFSRSATYAQWALVAGAYGILTYAFYLNDFSIAYVAKTSNLQQPLMYRLSGVWGGHEGSLLLWIFMLSSWTALVARFSRGIPVIMVARVLAVLGLINVGFISFTLFTSSPFERLLPAPADGQELNPLLQDPGFLIHPPMLYMGYVGFSVVFAFAIAAMLSGKLDTAWARWSRPWTTVAWLFLTIGIVLGSWWAYYELGWGGWWFWDPVENASFMPWLVGTALIHSLAVTEKRGALKAWTVLLAILAFSLSLLGTFLVRSGVLTSVHSFASDPTRGLYILCFLLVVVGGSLLLYALRAHRLTSDVHYSMMSKETALLLNNILLVVTAFMVLLGTLAPILMDALGKKISVGAPYFDFWFVLLTVPLAVIVGIGSISRWKRDDIGRFTRLIVVIVALSAVLSAIITTTLSIDGFSVGAFAGLALAIWVMLWAAYSLIERLKNQKSLVAGLGKIPASIWGMAIAHFGIAVFIVGVTHVNSYSVEKDLRLAPGQTYEVGGFTFTFNGVHKVSAQNYVANEGLFDVTQPDGQQFELKPQKRFYTSGNPMTEAAIDTTLERDVYISLGDHLGDGVWTVRVYLRAFVACIWLGGFLMALGGIVATMDRRYRRPLKKRTQTAGAITGSTK; encoded by the coding sequence ATGCTAGGTGAACTTGGAACTTACTGTCTTATTTTGGCGATGTGCGTGTCGATTGCACAAGGCATCATCCCATTAATCGGCACCGCCAATAATCATGCCAGCTGGCTGCATTTCAGTCGTTCAGCCACTTACGCGCAATGGGCATTGGTCGCTGGCGCTTACGGCATCTTAACCTATGCGTTTTATCTAAACGACTTTTCGATCGCCTACGTGGCAAAAACCTCAAACCTACAACAACCGTTGATGTACCGCCTATCGGGCGTGTGGGGCGGTCATGAAGGCTCGCTTCTACTGTGGATATTCATGCTTAGCAGCTGGACCGCCTTGGTAGCGCGATTCAGCCGCGGCATTCCGGTGATCATGGTTGCCCGCGTATTGGCGGTGCTGGGGTTGATCAATGTGGGCTTTATAAGCTTTACCCTATTCACATCCAGCCCGTTCGAGCGTTTGTTACCGGCACCAGCAGATGGACAAGAATTAAACCCGTTACTGCAAGACCCAGGATTTTTGATTCATCCCCCGATGTTATACATGGGCTACGTCGGGTTTTCAGTCGTCTTTGCCTTTGCGATAGCGGCGATGCTAAGCGGCAAGTTAGACACCGCCTGGGCGCGTTGGTCACGACCTTGGACTACCGTGGCGTGGCTCTTTCTGACGATTGGCATCGTGTTAGGTAGCTGGTGGGCATATTACGAGCTCGGTTGGGGCGGTTGGTGGTTCTGGGACCCAGTAGAAAATGCGTCGTTTATGCCTTGGTTGGTCGGCACCGCACTGATTCATTCGCTGGCGGTAACTGAGAAACGTGGTGCGCTTAAAGCGTGGACCGTGTTATTGGCAATATTAGCTTTTTCACTTAGCTTATTAGGGACATTCCTAGTACGTTCCGGGGTTCTAACCTCTGTGCATTCCTTTGCTTCCGACCCCACCCGAGGCCTGTATATTTTATGCTTTCTGCTGGTGGTCGTCGGCGGCTCACTACTGCTATACGCCTTACGCGCCCATCGGCTCACCAGCGACGTGCACTACAGCATGATGTCAAAAGAAACTGCTCTATTGTTGAATAACATCCTGCTGGTGGTTACCGCATTTATGGTGTTACTCGGCACGTTGGCACCGATCCTCATGGACGCACTAGGCAAAAAAATCTCAGTCGGGGCACCCTACTTCGACTTCTGGTTCGTGCTGCTAACGGTGCCATTAGCGGTTATCGTTGGCATTGGCTCGATAAGTCGCTGGAAACGCGATGACATTGGTCGTTTTACACGCCTAATCGTTGTAATCGTCGCCCTGAGCGCGGTACTTAGCGCAATAATCACAACAACCTTGAGCATTGACGGTTTCAGTGTCGGCGCGTTTGCCGGTTTAGCACTCGCGATCTGGGTTATGCTTTGGGCGGCATACAGCTTGATCGAGCGCTTAAAGAATCAGAAATCACTGGTGGCTGGATTGGGTAAAATACCCGCTTCGATCTGGGGTATGGCAATCGCCCATTTCGGTATCGCCGTGTTTATCGTCGGTGTGACGCACGTCAACAGCTACAGCGTAGAGAAGGACTTGCGACTGGCACCCGGTCAGACTTATGAAGTCGGCGGGTTCACCTTCACTTTCAACGGCGTGCATAAAGTATCAGCACAAAACTACGTGGCCAATGAAGGTCTGTTCGATGTAACCCAACCCGACGGCCAGCAGTTTGAATTGAAACCACAAAAACGGTTTTACACCTCTGGCAACCCAATGACCGAAGCCGCGATTGACACCACACTTGAACGCGACGTTTATATCTCGCTCGGCGACCATCTGGGTGATGGCGTGTGGACTGTGCGAGTCTACCTTCGCGCATTCGTCGCCTGCATCTGGTTGGGCGGCTTCCTAATGGCCCTTGGCGGCATCGTTGCAACTATGGATCGCCGCTATCGTCGCCCATTAAAAAAGCGCACACAAACGGCCGGGGCAATAACCGGGAGCACCAAGTAA
- the ccmB gene encoding heme exporter protein CcmB: protein MMHTFFLYFGREWSLMFRNTSSLIQPLVFFIIIALLFPFSLPAENGLLQSIGGGVIWVAAVLATVLSLETMFYTDYLDGTLEQSLIHPRSLSIAMLGKILAHWSGTGLILSLFSPVLCLTFNIPSEQIWVLFTGLLLGTPSLSLIGAIGAALTVTLRRGGVLIAIIILPLYIPILIFGAGMLTQSAQGLPIASQLYALAAILVLALTLAPFAIAGALRATID, encoded by the coding sequence CTGATGCACACGTTCTTCTTGTATTTTGGGCGGGAATGGTCCCTGATGTTCCGCAACACCAGCTCTCTGATCCAGCCATTGGTCTTCTTTATCATCATCGCCCTACTTTTTCCATTCAGCCTGCCAGCGGAAAACGGACTACTGCAAAGCATTGGTGGCGGTGTGATATGGGTGGCAGCCGTCCTCGCGACGGTACTGAGCTTGGAAACGATGTTTTACACCGATTACTTGGATGGTACCTTAGAGCAATCACTCATCCATCCACGTTCACTGAGCATCGCCATGTTGGGTAAAATACTCGCACACTGGAGCGGCACCGGCCTGATATTGTCATTATTCTCACCCGTACTCTGTCTGACTTTCAATATACCCAGCGAGCAAATTTGGGTATTATTCACAGGGTTGTTACTAGGGACCCCGAGCCTGAGCTTAATTGGTGCTATCGGCGCTGCACTCACAGTCACCCTGCGACGTGGCGGTGTATTGATTGCAATCATCATTTTACCGTTGTATATCCCAATTTTAATCTTTGGCGCAGGCATGCTGACCCAATCCGCTCAGGGACTGCCAATTGCCAGCCAGCTTTACGCACTCGCGGCAATTTTGGTGCTCGCCCTGACCCTTGCTCCGTTTGCCATCGCCGGTGCACTACGAGCCACAATCGACTAA
- the ccmD gene encoding heme exporter protein CcmD yields the protein MNWAEFFAMGGYAFEVWLSWGLTLITVIAFIIWPKLRMRQTLKQVARQAQRQARHNAESTTDRDNANIVS from the coding sequence ATGAACTGGGCCGAGTTTTTTGCCATGGGTGGCTACGCATTTGAGGTCTGGTTATCGTGGGGACTCACACTGATTACCGTGATCGCGTTTATCATTTGGCCTAAATTACGTATGCGTCAAACACTAAAACAAGTCGCGCGCCAGGCGCAACGCCAAGCCCGGCACAACGCAGAGTCTACTACCGACCGCGATAACGCGAATATCGTGTCATAA
- a CDS encoding AAA family ATPase, with protein sequence MEQLRRISLRSSKAYFQWTVTQGLLRLAEGYQAQSVNRDINQLFGQILSTSQPSVYVLVDFHHYINEPVSIRFIKDVMISSPQHSLVFLSPAISMPAELKSRAALMSLPVPNRQQLQSLLTDLANEWQSERGEKLKLSERKITAALLDSVNGLPRQDAESVLREAIWNDGVLDRQDLLMALRKKFNELNRGGILALRFEHKSLEDIAGFTQFKEWLALRRDVFLGKVSLPGQDIPKGVLLLGVQGCGKSMAAKAVASAWNLPLLYLDFAVLYNRFHGQTEENLRTALDTASGMSPCVLWLDEIEKGLSAVSNSDDTSRRLLGTFLNWLSENTDRVFVVATANDVSALPPELLRKGRFDEVFFVDLPDFSERVQVLKLHLTLREQDAQSFDTDALAEATAGFSGAELEQLVVSAMYQSYAQSASMDTAMLLALAASTRPLSVLMAEHVEGLRNWAADRATPV encoded by the coding sequence ATGGAACAGTTACGTCGAATTTCGCTGAGGTCGAGCAAGGCGTACTTTCAATGGACTGTAACGCAGGGCCTGCTACGACTGGCTGAAGGCTATCAAGCTCAATCGGTAAATCGAGATATAAATCAATTGTTTGGTCAGATTTTGAGTACTTCTCAACCCAGCGTCTATGTGTTGGTCGATTTTCATCACTACATCAATGAACCCGTCTCTATCCGATTTATTAAAGACGTCATGATTTCTTCGCCGCAACATTCGTTGGTGTTTTTGTCGCCCGCGATTTCGATGCCGGCAGAACTGAAATCCCGCGCTGCCCTGATGAGTCTGCCGGTTCCCAATCGGCAGCAATTACAGTCACTGTTGACCGATCTCGCCAATGAATGGCAATCAGAGCGTGGCGAAAAGCTGAAGTTATCTGAACGCAAAATTACCGCAGCCTTGCTGGATAGTGTGAACGGACTGCCGCGTCAAGATGCAGAATCAGTGTTGCGCGAAGCCATTTGGAATGATGGTGTATTGGATCGACAGGATTTGCTCATGGCGCTGCGTAAAAAGTTCAACGAGTTGAATCGCGGCGGTATTTTGGCATTACGTTTCGAGCATAAGTCTTTGGAAGATATTGCTGGGTTTACGCAGTTTAAAGAATGGTTGGCGCTTCGCCGCGACGTCTTTTTGGGTAAGGTGAGCCTGCCAGGGCAAGACATACCCAAGGGAGTGTTGCTGCTTGGTGTGCAGGGTTGTGGCAAAAGTATGGCGGCAAAAGCGGTTGCCAGCGCTTGGAATCTCCCTTTGTTGTATTTGGATTTTGCCGTGCTCTACAATCGATTTCACGGTCAAACCGAAGAAAATTTGCGCACAGCACTCGACACTGCTTCAGGTATGAGTCCTTGTGTCTTGTGGTTGGACGAAATTGAGAAAGGCCTTTCTGCGGTATCAAACTCCGACGATACTTCGCGTCGCCTGTTAGGGACCTTTTTAAACTGGTTATCCGAGAATACGGATCGTGTGTTTGTGGTAGCCACGGCGAACGATGTATCGGCGCTGCCGCCCGAGCTACTACGCAAAGGGCGTTTCGACGAAGTGTTTTTTGTTGACCTACCGGATTTTTCGGAGCGTGTTCAGGTTCTTAAGCTACACCTAACGCTTCGCGAGCAGGATGCTCAATCGTTTGACACCGACGCGCTGGCGGAGGCAACGGCGGGCTTTTCAGGTGCAGAGCTTGAGCAGTTGGTGGTGTCGGCGATGTATCAGAGTTACGCGCAATCAGCCTCCATGGACACGGCGATGCTGTTGGCCTTGGCGGCGAGCACTAGGCCACTCTCTGTGTTGATGGCAGAGCACGTTGAGGGGCTGAGAAACTGGGCCGCGGATCGTGCGACACCGGTTTAA
- the ccmA gene encoding cytochrome c biogenesis heme-transporting ATPase CcmA: MSHEISLIANNLSCIRGERALFSALNFEVHPGQCLHVIGANGSGKSSLLRIVCGIRQPDTGDVQWSRSSINANADYLCHSAFIGHSDALKGEFTAIENLRWYQRLDSQADETQLDDLLAKMGILHCADVPAAQLSFGQRRRLAFARLLLRPYNLWILDEPFTGIDADGRAIIEQLCVEHLRGGKMIVMTHHRSLNEGPLRDYHSELRLN; this comes from the coding sequence ATGAGCCACGAAATCTCCTTAATCGCCAATAACTTAAGTTGTATTCGTGGTGAGCGTGCATTGTTTTCAGCACTCAACTTCGAAGTACACCCAGGCCAATGTTTGCATGTGATTGGCGCCAATGGCAGCGGCAAATCTAGTCTTCTGCGCATCGTGTGTGGCATCCGACAACCAGATACTGGCGATGTCCAGTGGTCACGATCATCGATCAACGCAAATGCCGATTACCTCTGCCACAGCGCGTTTATTGGCCATAGCGACGCACTCAAAGGTGAGTTTACTGCAATAGAAAATTTACGCTGGTATCAACGTTTAGACAGCCAGGCGGATGAGACGCAACTCGATGACCTGCTCGCCAAGATGGGGATTCTTCATTGCGCGGACGTGCCAGCGGCCCAGCTATCGTTTGGACAACGGCGACGCTTGGCGTTTGCGCGCCTACTGCTGCGGCCGTACAACCTGTGGATTCTCGACGAACCTTTTACGGGTATTGATGCCGATGGACGCGCCATTATCGAGCAACTCTGCGTTGAGCATTTACGTGGCGGTAAGATGATCGTTATGACACATCACCGAAGCCTCAATGAAGGTCCGCTGCGTGACTATCACTCTGAGCTGCGATTGAACTGA
- a CDS encoding heme ABC transporter permease, with the protein MFAVIPKLAFLSTTWNVVSKFYHRLGSPREFYKISNVATPIFGCLFLILTLIGTYFGLFVAPADYQQGDSFRILYVHVPVAWMSLFVYVTMAVAGAIGLIWRMKMAFTVTICSAPIGAAFTALALLTGSIWGKPIWGTWWVWDARLTSELILLFLYFGIMATYYAFEERKTAERAAALLSVVGVVIVPIIHYSVEWWSSLHQGATVFVEGGPRMPASMLFPLAMMALGFMFYYGYALFLSMRAMVLRQQQSNQWVKEIAERGRS; encoded by the coding sequence ATGTTTGCTGTGATACCAAAACTTGCCTTTTTAAGCACCACATGGAACGTTGTGTCGAAGTTCTATCATAGACTCGGATCACCACGCGAGTTCTACAAGATCAGCAACGTTGCAACCCCCATATTTGGCTGTCTATTTCTTATCCTCACCCTGATCGGCACCTACTTTGGCTTGTTCGTAGCGCCTGCGGATTATCAGCAAGGTGACAGCTTTCGAATACTCTACGTTCATGTGCCGGTGGCATGGATGTCTTTATTTGTCTATGTCACGATGGCCGTCGCCGGGGCGATTGGTTTGATCTGGCGGATGAAAATGGCCTTCACTGTGACTATTTGTTCCGCACCGATTGGTGCGGCGTTTACCGCACTGGCACTTTTAACTGGATCGATTTGGGGCAAGCCGATCTGGGGAACTTGGTGGGTTTGGGATGCACGCCTGACCTCCGAACTGATTCTGCTGTTCCTTTACTTCGGAATCATGGCAACCTACTATGCCTTTGAGGAGCGTAAAACAGCGGAACGTGCAGCCGCGCTATTATCGGTCGTTGGCGTGGTAATTGTGCCCATCATCCATTACTCCGTCGAATGGTGGAGCAGTCTGCACCAAGGCGCTACGGTATTCGTCGAAGGTGGCCCCAGAATGCCGGCGTCTATGTTGTTTCCGCTCGCTATGATGGCATTGGGTTTCATGTTCTACTACGGCTATGCACTCTTTCTCAGTATGCGAGCCATGGTATTGCGCCAACAACAATCCAATCAATGGGTCAAAGAGATTGCTGAGCGAGGTCGATCATGA
- the ccmE gene encoding cytochrome c maturation protein CcmE, translating into MSPSQKKRLIVVALVLGGVALASFLAIMAMQTSFEYFKTPSEINSEGVEQNQTYRLAGLVRKGSLVRMDDGITQQFKITDCVADVVVQYTGLLPDLFREGQAIVSVGKFTNDSVLIASQVLAKHDENYVPNEAADAIMLQQASKCDNADGPVEY; encoded by the coding sequence ATGAGTCCATCGCAGAAAAAACGTTTAATCGTCGTCGCGCTCGTACTTGGCGGCGTCGCGCTCGCTTCGTTTTTGGCCATTATGGCCATGCAAACCAGCTTCGAGTATTTTAAAACGCCGTCCGAAATCAACTCTGAAGGCGTGGAGCAAAATCAAACGTACAGGTTGGCTGGACTGGTACGCAAAGGTTCTCTGGTGCGCATGGATGACGGCATTACACAACAATTCAAAATCACGGATTGTGTGGCGGATGTGGTTGTGCAGTACACTGGGTTGCTGCCGGATCTATTTCGCGAAGGACAAGCGATCGTCAGCGTCGGTAAGTTTACCAACGACTCCGTGCTCATTGCATCTCAGGTTTTGGCAAAACACGATGAGAACTACGTGCCCAATGAAGCCGCAGATGCCATCATGCTGCAACAAGCCAGCAAGTGTGATAACGCAGATGGGCCCGTTGAATACTAA
- a CDS encoding tetratricopeptide repeat protein, giving the protein MPSKPSRLEIESALKGPKQPKRRKARPVDQGKLDLDTPPRRQQVIGGDLTGVAGSQRSGLFNRFADIGLSYWIAGGMVAVILLAFFWPKATDSTREVTQAEAMMRDQLVSSIEPIPGAEATVLPDEPNFTRESDLNRAEEFRRQEEQQRQISALIAKAEEHIANNRLTVPKTSNAVQSYLAALAIDPTNNAAKSGLDDLKDRFLTSGFNALEQDNEAPARQALQQLAAIDKDAEQYADLAQAIEDWRADKKVQTFLSKANAAFKKDNLILPAQANALYFFREALAVDANNKAAQAGIQDIADSFIAKANEAVIEGKYQAAAAHLATVSVIDPTHSSIALIEAMITNAIPLNAASNETTQIAGIPAETANQSTESAQSSNDTDASNPVSNADPVDLDSPFQAPDRPSIERTPALQASEQADFDRQYLKQGLDAYYKGDYETAAALLQPLADKGVARAQFRLAYMHFLGRGFSANRQEADRRIRAALPAIRKFAEEGRAWAQSDLGSLYEDGLVLARDYSEAVRWYRLAAEQGYPGAQTNLGMMYARGRGVTNSRRTAIEWFQRAAKQGDSVAKHNLEALGVN; this is encoded by the coding sequence ATGCCGTCAAAACCTTCCAGACTTGAAATTGAATCGGCGCTCAAGGGTCCCAAACAACCGAAGCGAAGAAAAGCCCGGCCTGTGGATCAGGGCAAGCTAGATCTAGATACGCCACCAAGACGGCAACAGGTCATTGGCGGCGACCTCACCGGGGTCGCAGGTTCGCAACGCTCTGGTCTGTTTAATCGCTTTGCTGATATCGGCCTGAGCTATTGGATCGCCGGTGGTATGGTAGCCGTAATCTTGTTGGCATTTTTTTGGCCTAAGGCGACCGATTCAACGCGCGAAGTGACGCAGGCCGAAGCCATGATGCGCGACCAATTGGTGAGTAGCATCGAACCCATTCCCGGTGCGGAAGCCACTGTGCTACCTGACGAACCCAACTTTACCCGTGAAAGCGACCTAAACCGAGCTGAAGAGTTTCGTCGTCAGGAAGAGCAACAACGCCAGATATCAGCCTTGATTGCCAAAGCCGAAGAGCACATCGCCAATAACCGACTCACTGTCCCAAAAACAAGCAATGCGGTACAAAGTTACTTGGCGGCACTGGCAATTGACCCAACTAATAACGCGGCAAAGAGTGGGCTCGACGATTTAAAAGATCGCTTTCTAACATCGGGGTTCAATGCACTGGAACAAGATAATGAGGCGCCCGCCCGTCAGGCATTGCAGCAGTTAGCAGCGATTGATAAGGATGCCGAACAGTACGCCGATCTCGCTCAGGCGATTGAAGATTGGCGCGCAGACAAGAAAGTCCAGACATTCTTGAGCAAAGCGAATGCGGCGTTCAAAAAAGACAATCTGATTTTACCAGCGCAAGCAAACGCACTGTACTTCTTCCGTGAAGCATTGGCCGTCGATGCCAACAATAAGGCGGCTCAAGCAGGCATCCAAGACATTGCGGATTCATTTATTGCAAAAGCAAATGAGGCGGTGATCGAAGGTAAATACCAGGCCGCCGCCGCGCACTTGGCCACAGTTAGCGTGATTGATCCAACACACAGCTCCATTGCCTTGATCGAAGCAATGATTACCAACGCCATACCCCTCAATGCGGCGAGCAATGAAACGACGCAGATCGCTGGTATACCAGCGGAGACGGCAAATCAATCCACAGAATCAGCGCAATCCAGCAACGACACTGACGCGTCGAACCCAGTATCAAATGCCGATCCAGTAGATTTAGACTCCCCTTTTCAAGCGCCAGATCGCCCAAGCATAGAACGTACCCCAGCGCTGCAAGCGAGTGAACAAGCCGACTTTGATCGACAGTATCTTAAACAGGGGCTGGATGCCTACTACAAAGGGGACTACGAGACCGCAGCGGCGTTGTTACAACCTCTGGCGGACAAAGGTGTGGCTCGCGCACAGTTTCGCTTGGCGTATATGCACTTTTTAGGGCGCGGATTCTCGGCCAATCGCCAAGAAGCAGACCGTCGAATTCGTGCTGCCCTGCCCGCGATTCGTAAATTTGCTGAAGAAGGCCGAGCCTGGGCGCAATCTGATTTGGGCAGCTTATACGAAGATGGGCTGGTGCTGGCACGCGATTACAGTGAAGCCGTGCGCTGGTATCGACTCGCTGCCGAGCAAGGTTACCCGGGTGCGCAAACCAACCTGGGCATGATGTACGCACGCGGTCGTGGCGTGACCAACAGTCGGCGAACGGCCATTGAGTGGTTTCAGCGTGCGGCCAAACAAGGCGACAGTGTTGCCAAGCACAATTTAGAAGCACTCGGCGTCAATTAA
- a CDS encoding PPK2 family polyphosphate kinase → MTINFDQFRCTGGDFSLSDMPTEYDGGMKNDDLKDACREVWQEVDEWHERLYAEGKQSLLIVFQAMDAAGKDSSIGKLTSALSAHGCYVKAFKKPSKVELSHDFLWRVHQAAPRAGDIALFNRSHYEDVLVVKVHGWADEAIIDRRYNHINNFEGLLADRGTRVIKFMLNISKDYQLNRFKNRLENPEKHWKFNPGDLYEREHWSQYMSAFEAAIQRCASPEAPWYVVPAENRKFRDLMVASVIRDTLRDMNPEYPAPEFDPTKYTVDSIS, encoded by the coding sequence ATGACCATTAATTTTGATCAGTTTCGCTGCACTGGTGGCGATTTTAGCCTCAGCGATATGCCGACCGAGTACGACGGTGGAATGAAAAATGACGACCTGAAAGACGCTTGTCGAGAGGTCTGGCAAGAAGTCGATGAATGGCATGAGCGCTTGTACGCTGAAGGAAAACAGTCGTTGCTCATTGTGTTTCAAGCAATGGATGCCGCCGGTAAAGACAGTTCTATCGGCAAACTTACCTCGGCGCTAAGCGCGCATGGGTGCTACGTTAAAGCCTTCAAAAAGCCGAGTAAAGTGGAGTTGTCACACGATTTTCTCTGGCGAGTTCATCAGGCAGCACCAAGGGCTGGAGACATCGCTTTGTTCAACCGTTCGCACTACGAAGACGTTCTGGTGGTTAAGGTACACGGCTGGGCGGACGAGGCAATTATTGATCGCCGCTACAATCATATTAATAACTTCGAGGGTTTGCTGGCCGATCGCGGAACTCGAGTGATCAAGTTTATGCTAAATATTTCGAAGGACTATCAGCTTAACCGTTTTAAGAACCGGCTTGAGAATCCTGAGAAGCACTGGAAGTTTAATCCAGGTGATTTGTACGAGCGCGAGCATTGGAGCCAATACATGTCAGCCTTCGAAGCGGCGATACAACGCTGTGCCAGTCCAGAAGCGCCGTGGTATGTAGTGCCGGCCGAAAACCGCAAATTCCGGGATCTCATGGTGGCCAGTGTCATTCGCGATACGCTGCGAGATATGAATCCAGAGTATCCAGCTCCAGAGTTTGACCCTACCAAGTACACGGTCGACTCCATCTCTTAA
- the cobC gene encoding alpha-ribazole phosphatase — translation MSLYLVRHTTPAIKPGICYGRTDLCLSATAEQEMENVRRRLPNQIDLVFSSPLRRCNILAHRLASTPIRQMAGLCELDFGDWEMQAWDTLSRDALDRWANNVFEYAPPNGEALKSMQQRVLHSWQHICAIHRGINGHTAVITHAGVIRIIHAFEFDWPIERMFEFEIPYGGIVQFSHGDTALKPTLKIL, via the coding sequence ATGAGTCTGTATCTCGTTCGGCACACCACACCGGCGATCAAACCGGGTATCTGTTATGGTCGAACAGACCTATGTTTGTCGGCCACCGCCGAGCAAGAAATGGAAAATGTGCGACGTCGATTACCAAATCAGATTGACCTCGTTTTCAGCAGCCCTTTGCGTCGCTGCAATATCCTGGCACACCGATTAGCGAGTACGCCGATCCGGCAAATGGCCGGCTTATGCGAGCTTGATTTCGGGGATTGGGAAATGCAAGCCTGGGATACGCTTTCGCGTGACGCACTGGATCGTTGGGCCAATAATGTGTTCGAGTACGCACCACCGAACGGCGAAGCCCTCAAATCAATGCAACAGCGTGTGCTGCATAGTTGGCAGCATATCTGCGCGATACACCGAGGCATCAACGGCCACACCGCGGTGATCACTCACGCTGGTGTTATTCGAATAATCCATGCCTTTGAATTTGACTGGCCAATCGAACGGATGTTCGAGTTCGAAATCCCCTACGGAGGGATTGTGCAGTTCTCACACGGAGATACGGCGCTAAAACCGACGTTGAAAATTTTGTAA
- a CDS encoding peptidoglycan-binding domain-containing protein, whose amino-acid sequence MNSTPQNSNPCLDDVSAPPIHLRQRSRYAFVVAVLVVLSGCETGRKALPVEAPPPVVEPEIKPEIFSATPIRAAPRTLIRFAQTALKKLGYNIGRVDGQWGPRSAQAIRQFETDRDLWSANGHLSELNLHHLTEESELSLANFEREEKPAPKSIANQLRGTAPLSKGAQLIIIEREYQVFAKPNPYSAKLARLEPGTGIYVVAKQEGWYEIESINRMKGFVKAD is encoded by the coding sequence ATGAATTCTACGCCCCAGAACAGTAATCCGTGCCTTGATGACGTGTCAGCCCCCCCGATACACCTGCGGCAACGATCACGCTACGCGTTCGTGGTCGCTGTGTTGGTAGTCCTTAGCGGTTGTGAGACAGGCCGTAAAGCCCTACCTGTGGAAGCACCGCCACCCGTGGTCGAACCGGAGATCAAGCCGGAGATATTTAGCGCTACGCCGATTAGAGCCGCACCGCGTACTTTGATCCGATTCGCCCAAACCGCATTGAAAAAACTAGGCTATAACATCGGTCGTGTGGATGGCCAGTGGGGACCGCGTTCTGCCCAAGCGATTCGTCAATTTGAGACTGACCGAGATTTATGGAGCGCAAACGGACATTTGTCGGAGCTGAACCTACACCACCTCACTGAGGAATCCGAACTTAGCTTGGCTAACTTCGAACGCGAAGAGAAACCGGCGCCAAAATCCATCGCCAACCAGCTGCGAGGTACCGCCCCACTCTCCAAGGGTGCGCAACTGATTATTATAGAACGCGAATACCAGGTGTTCGCCAAACCCAATCCGTACTCGGCTAAGTTAGCCCGCTTGGAACCCGGAACCGGAATTTATGTAGTCGCGAAGCAAGAGGGATGGTACGAAATCGAGTCGATCAATCGCATGAAGGGCTTCGTCAAAGCTGATTAG